The proteins below are encoded in one region of Mycobacterium sp. 3519A:
- a CDS encoding virginiamycin B lyase has translation MWVTLVHAGAIARVTDGGDVTVYPVDARSRPSIIAAGPDGAMWFTCTGDDRIGRITMAGELTMFQLGEDTGPYGITAGPDGAMWFTAMTSGEVGRISVDGELSGETAVGGAPSMIVTGPDNALWFTLNQGNAIGRFAAADGVTVRELPTAAAGPVGIAATHDDAVWFTEILASKLGRIPMDDAIQEMELPGKPHAVVADPQDGVWVSLWGADQIARVSGDGSDVVTIDLPPGSEPHGLAIGADGAPWVALESGFVLRMPT, from the coding sequence ATGTGGGTGACGTTGGTGCACGCGGGCGCGATTGCGCGGGTGACCGACGGAGGTGACGTCACGGTGTATCCGGTCGACGCGCGTTCCCGGCCCTCGATCATCGCCGCCGGGCCGGACGGCGCGATGTGGTTCACCTGCACTGGTGACGACCGCATCGGCCGGATCACGATGGCAGGCGAATTGACGATGTTCCAACTGGGGGAGGACACCGGTCCGTACGGCATCACCGCAGGCCCCGACGGGGCGATGTGGTTCACCGCGATGACGTCGGGTGAGGTCGGCAGGATCTCCGTCGACGGTGAACTGTCCGGCGAGACGGCGGTCGGTGGCGCACCGTCGATGATCGTCACCGGCCCCGACAACGCGTTGTGGTTCACCCTGAATCAGGGCAATGCGATCGGCCGGTTCGCTGCGGCAGACGGCGTGACGGTGCGCGAATTGCCAACGGCGGCAGCGGGTCCCGTCGGGATCGCCGCGACACACGACGATGCGGTGTGGTTCACGGAGATCCTGGCCTCCAAACTCGGCCGCATTCCGATGGACGACGCGATTCAGGAGATGGAGCTGCCGGGAAAGCCGCATGCGGTGGTCGCCGATCCGCAGGACGGGGTGTGGGTGAGCCTGTGGGGCGCTGACCAGATCGCGCGCGTCAGCGGCGACGGCTCGGACGTCGTCACCATCGACCTGCCGCCTGGCAGTGAGCCGCACGGTTTGGCGATCGGCGCCGACGGTGCACCGTGGGTGGCGCTGGAATCCGGCTTCGTGCTGCGAATGCCCACCTGA
- a CDS encoding glycosyltransferase family 1 protein, with product MKALRRFTVRAHLPDRLTALERLSINLRWSWDKPTQDLFAAVDPELWKQVGCDPVALLGQVSPKRLDELAVDESFVRCLDALAADLDNYLTRPLWYQQEQDNGAQLPHGIAYFSMEFGVAEVLPNYSGGLGILAGDHLKSASDLGLPLIAVGLLYRSGYFRQSLTADGWQHESYPSLDPQGLPLRLLTDRHGDPVLVALAMPDSNELRARVWVAQIGRIPLLLLDSDIPENDHELRGVTDRLYGGDQEHRITQEILAGIGGVRAIRAYTEVEGLPAPEVFHMNEGHAGFLGAERIRELIDAGLDFDTALTVVRSSTVFTTHTPVPAGIDRFPVEMVKRYFGGSADGPSGQMSRLLPGVPLDRIIAFGEEDDPAKFNMAHMGLRLAQRANGVSLLHGRVSRSMFNELWPGFDPGEVPIGSITNGVHGPTWAAPQWLELGRELLGSEDLGSLTEPDTWQRLQQVDPGHMWWIRSQLREALVNDVRTRLHRSWLERGASEAELGWIATAFDPDVLTIGFARRVPTYKRLTLMLQDPDRLEKLLLDEKHPIQLIVAGKSHPADDGGKALIQQVVKFADRPEVRHRIAFLPDYDMSMARQLYYGCDVWLNNPLRPLEACGTSGMKSALNGGLNLSIRDGWWDEWFDGENGWAIPTADGLLDEGRRDEIEAAALYDLIEQSVAPKFYDRDDNGIPTRWVEMVRHTLMALGPKVLASRMVRDYTEKYYAPAAQSLRKTVEPGADGEPFGAARELAAYRQRVQEAWPKIQITDVDSYGLPDTPLLGSELTLTATVQLAGLRPDEVVVQAVLGRVDAGDALVDPVTVPMAHTGTADGGNEVFSTTTPLPVAGPVGYTVRVLPHHPLLAGDNELGLVTLA from the coding sequence GTGAAAGCACTCCGCCGGTTCACGGTCCGAGCACATCTTCCCGATCGTCTGACTGCGCTCGAACGTCTTTCGATCAACCTGCGCTGGTCCTGGGACAAGCCGACCCAGGACCTGTTCGCGGCCGTCGACCCGGAGCTGTGGAAACAGGTCGGATGCGATCCGGTCGCGCTGCTCGGGCAGGTCAGTCCCAAACGGTTGGACGAGCTGGCGGTCGACGAATCCTTCGTGCGCTGCCTCGACGCGCTGGCGGCCGATCTGGACAACTATCTGACCAGGCCGCTGTGGTACCAGCAGGAGCAGGACAACGGCGCGCAACTGCCGCACGGCATCGCGTATTTCTCGATGGAGTTCGGGGTCGCCGAGGTGCTGCCCAACTACTCGGGCGGCCTGGGGATCCTGGCCGGCGACCACCTCAAGTCCGCATCTGACCTGGGGCTGCCGCTGATCGCCGTCGGACTGCTGTACCGCTCCGGGTACTTCCGGCAGTCGCTGACCGCCGACGGGTGGCAACACGAGAGCTATCCGTCGCTGGATCCGCAGGGGCTGCCGCTGCGCTTGTTGACCGACCGGCACGGTGACCCGGTGTTGGTCGCGCTGGCGATGCCAGACTCCAACGAGCTGCGGGCCCGCGTGTGGGTCGCGCAGATCGGCCGAATTCCGTTGCTGCTGTTGGATTCCGACATTCCGGAGAACGACCACGAGCTACGCGGTGTCACCGACCGGTTGTACGGCGGAGACCAGGAGCACCGCATCACGCAGGAGATCCTGGCCGGTATCGGCGGGGTGCGGGCGATTCGCGCTTACACCGAGGTCGAGGGCCTGCCCGCACCTGAGGTGTTCCACATGAATGAGGGCCATGCCGGCTTCCTCGGTGCCGAGCGCATCCGGGAATTGATCGACGCGGGCCTTGACTTCGACACCGCGCTGACCGTGGTGCGCTCGTCGACCGTGTTCACCACGCACACCCCGGTGCCGGCCGGCATCGACCGGTTTCCGGTGGAGATGGTCAAGCGCTACTTCGGCGGCTCGGCCGACGGCCCGTCCGGCCAGATGTCGCGCCTGCTCCCCGGCGTACCGCTGGACCGCATCATCGCGTTCGGCGAAGAGGACGATCCCGCCAAATTCAACATGGCGCACATGGGTCTGCGGCTGGCGCAACGCGCCAACGGGGTGTCGTTGCTGCACGGGCGGGTCAGCCGCTCGATGTTCAACGAGCTGTGGCCCGGCTTCGACCCCGGTGAGGTGCCGATTGGGTCCATCACCAACGGTGTGCACGGCCCGACGTGGGCCGCGCCGCAGTGGCTCGAACTCGGCCGCGAACTGCTGGGCAGCGAGGATCTCGGCTCGCTGACCGAGCCGGACACCTGGCAGCGGCTGCAGCAGGTGGATCCCGGCCACATGTGGTGGATCCGCTCGCAGCTGCGCGAAGCGCTCGTCAACGACGTCCGGACCCGGCTCCACCGGTCGTGGCTGGAGCGCGGTGCGTCGGAAGCTGAACTGGGTTGGATCGCAACGGCTTTCGACCCGGACGTACTGACCATCGGGTTCGCCAGGCGGGTGCCGACGTACAAGAGGCTGACGCTGATGCTGCAGGACCCGGACCGGCTGGAGAAGCTGCTGCTCGACGAGAAGCATCCGATCCAGCTGATCGTGGCCGGCAAGTCGCACCCGGCCGACGATGGCGGAAAGGCACTGATCCAGCAGGTGGTGAAGTTCGCCGATCGTCCGGAGGTGCGCCACCGGATCGCGTTCCTCCCCGACTACGACATGTCGATGGCGCGGCAACTGTATTACGGGTGCGACGTATGGCTGAACAATCCGCTGCGGCCCCTGGAGGCGTGCGGAACGTCGGGCATGAAGAGCGCGCTCAACGGCGGGCTCAACCTGTCCATCCGCGACGGCTGGTGGGACGAGTGGTTCGACGGCGAGAACGGCTGGGCGATACCGACCGCCGACGGGTTGCTCGACGAAGGCCGCCGCGACGAGATCGAGGCCGCCGCGCTGTACGACTTGATCGAGCAGTCGGTGGCGCCCAAGTTCTACGACCGCGACGACAACGGCATCCCGACGCGTTGGGTGGAGATGGTGCGCCACACGCTGATGGCGCTCGGCCCGAAGGTGCTGGCCTCGCGGATGGTGCGCGACTACACCGAGAAGTACTACGCGCCCGCGGCGCAGTCGCTGCGCAAGACCGTCGAACCCGGCGCCGACGGTGAGCCGTTCGGCGCCGCGCGTGAATTGGCCGCCTACCGACAGCGGGTGCAGGAGGCCTGGCCGAAGATCCAGATCACCGACGTCGACAGCTACGGGCTGCCGGATACGCCGTTGCTCGGCTCGGAGTTGACGCTGACGGCGACGGTGCAGTTGGCCGGTCTGCGGCCCGACGAGGTGGTGGTGCAGGCGGTGCTGGGCCGGGTGGACGCTGGTGACGCGCTGGTGGACCCGGTCACCGTGCCGATGGCCCACACCGGCACGGCCGATGGCGGCAACGAGGTGTTCTCGACCACCACGCCGTTGCCGGTGGCAGGGCCGGTCGGCTACACGGTGCGCGTGCTACCGCATCACCCGCTGCTGGCAGGCGACAACGAACTCGGCCTCGTCACGCTGGCGTGA
- a CDS encoding ATP-dependent DNA helicase — protein sequence MGRPETVEGRARGPDPDDPAVPLGEVTDVTELLAKAVAALGGSERSGQIEMAEAVARAFDTGEHLAVQAGTGTGKSLAYLVPAIAKAVESEEPVVVSTATIALQRQLVDRDLPRLADSLADVLPRRPEFALLKGRGNYLCLNKIHNGSTGTATEPDDRPQEELFKPMAASALGRDVQRLIAWSSDTDTGDRDELTPGVPDRSWSQVSVSARECIGMARCPFGTDCFAERARDKAGHADVVVTNHALLAIDAMTDAAVLPEHHLLVVDEAHELVDRVTGVATGELSATAMGVAQRRVSRLIDPELVQRLDAAAATLSSAIHDASPGRIDVMDDEMTTYLTALRDAASRARSAIDTAPSDPAAASARAEAVTALTDISDTATRILTSFVPAIPDRDDVVWLERDDNRAVLRVAPLSVAGLLRGRLFEHTTAVLTSATLTIGGTFDSMASAWGLAGDEVKWRGLDVGSPFEHAKSGILYVAAHLPPPGRDGTGSAEQLDEIEALITAAGGRTLGLFSSMRAAKAAAEIMRDRLDTPVLCQGDDTTSALVQQFADDPETSLFGTLSLWQGVDVPGPSLSLVLIDRIPFPRPDDPLLTARQRAVAARGGNGFMAVAASHAALLLAQGAGRLLRRVDDRGVVAVLDSRMATARYGGYLRASLPPYWATTDSNRVREALERLRAG from the coding sequence ATGGGACGGCCTGAAACTGTCGAAGGGCGAGCCCGCGGTCCCGACCCGGATGATCCCGCCGTCCCGCTAGGAGAAGTCACGGACGTCACCGAACTGCTGGCCAAGGCGGTCGCCGCGCTGGGCGGTAGCGAGCGCAGTGGCCAGATCGAGATGGCCGAGGCCGTTGCGCGCGCATTCGACACCGGCGAGCATCTCGCCGTGCAGGCGGGCACCGGCACCGGCAAGTCGCTGGCTTACCTGGTGCCTGCGATCGCCAAGGCCGTCGAATCCGAAGAACCGGTGGTGGTGTCGACCGCCACCATCGCGCTGCAGCGCCAACTCGTCGACCGCGACCTGCCGAGGCTGGCCGATTCCCTCGCCGACGTCTTGCCTCGTCGGCCGGAGTTCGCGCTGTTGAAGGGGCGCGGAAATTACCTGTGCCTGAACAAGATTCACAATGGCTCAACTGGCACTGCGACTGAGCCCGACGACCGGCCGCAGGAGGAGCTGTTCAAGCCGATGGCCGCCAGCGCGCTTGGCCGCGACGTGCAGCGACTGATCGCGTGGTCGTCGGACACCGACACCGGCGACCGAGATGAGTTGACGCCGGGCGTGCCGGACCGGTCGTGGTCGCAGGTGTCGGTATCGGCGCGGGAGTGCATCGGCATGGCCCGCTGCCCGTTCGGCACCGACTGTTTCGCCGAACGGGCCCGCGACAAGGCGGGCCACGCCGACGTCGTCGTCACCAACCACGCGCTGCTGGCGATCGATGCGATGACCGACGCCGCCGTCCTTCCCGAACACCACCTGCTGGTCGTCGACGAGGCACACGAACTGGTCGACCGGGTGACCGGGGTGGCCACCGGCGAGTTGTCGGCGACCGCGATGGGCGTCGCGCAGCGTCGCGTCAGCAGGCTCATCGATCCTGAACTCGTGCAGCGCCTTGACGCCGCGGCGGCGACGTTGTCGTCCGCGATCCACGACGCGTCTCCCGGCCGCATCGATGTCATGGACGACGAGATGACCACCTACCTGACCGCGCTGCGCGACGCCGCCAGCAGGGCGCGCTCGGCGATCGACACAGCGCCAAGCGATCCGGCGGCGGCGTCGGCGCGCGCCGAGGCGGTGACCGCGCTGACCGACATCAGCGACACCGCGACCCGAATCCTGACGTCGTTCGTGCCCGCCATCCCGGACCGCGACGACGTGGTGTGGCTGGAGCGTGACGACAACCGTGCGGTGCTGCGGGTGGCGCCGCTTTCGGTGGCAGGTCTGTTGCGCGGCAGGCTCTTTGAGCACACCACCGCAGTGCTGACGTCGGCGACGCTGACCATCGGCGGCACCTTCGATTCGATGGCATCGGCGTGGGGGCTGGCGGGCGACGAGGTGAAGTGGCGCGGCCTCGACGTCGGGTCGCCGTTCGAGCATGCGAAGTCGGGGATCCTCTACGTGGCCGCACATCTGCCGCCGCCGGGCCGCGACGGCACCGGGTCGGCCGAGCAACTCGACGAGATCGAGGCGCTGATCACCGCCGCGGGTGGTCGGACGCTGGGGCTGTTCTCGTCGATGCGGGCGGCCAAGGCCGCGGCGGAGATCATGCGCGACCGACTCGACACCCCGGTGTTGTGCCAGGGCGATGACACCACGTCGGCGTTGGTGCAGCAGTTCGCCGACGACCCCGAGACGTCGCTGTTCGGCACGCTGTCGCTGTGGCAGGGCGTGGACGTGCCCGGCCCGTCGCTGTCGCTGGTGCTCATCGACCGCATTCCGTTTCCCCGGCCCGACGATCCGCTACTGACCGCGCGGCAGCGCGCGGTGGCGGCCCGCGGCGGCAACGGGTTCATGGCCGTCGCCGCCAGCCATGCGGCCCTGCTCCTGGCGCAGGGAGCAGGACGTCTGTTGCGACGCGTCGACGACCGCGGTGTGGTCGCGGTGCTGGATTCGCGGATGGCGACCGCCCGTTACGGCGGTTATCTGCGTGCATCGCTGCCACCGTATTGGGCCACGACCGACTCGAACCGGGTGCGCGAAGCGCTCGAACGTCTGCGCGCAGGCTGA
- a CDS encoding nicotinate phosphoribosyltransferase, producing the protein MWIRIPRPLNRYRCGVRSASTALLTDKYELTMLAAALRDGSAHRRATFEIFARRLPEGRRYGIVAGTARFVEALAEFRFDDTALASLEGAVDRETLAYLADYRFSGDVDGYAEGELYFPGSPVLSVHGTFGECVLLETLALSIFNHDTAIASAAARMVSAAIERPLIEMGSRRTHEQAAVAAARAAYIAGFAGSSNLEAQRRYGVPALGTSAHAFTLLHTTGEGPDEKAAFKAQVDALGVGTTLLVDTYDITRGVANAVEVAGTELGAVRIDSGDLGVMARQVRDQLDRLGATKTRIVVSGDLDEFSIAALRAEPVDIYGVGTSVVTGSGAPTASMVYKLVEVDGMPVEKRSSLKESHGGRKQALRTCKPTGTIVEEIVYQYAQPPRDEPGRLLTVDLVRDGEPVGDLSIDAARKRVKEGLHSLPWDGLKLSKGEPAVPTRMIPPSR; encoded by the coding sequence ATGTGGATCAGGATACCGAGGCCGCTCAACCGTTACCGTTGCGGTGTGCGTTCTGCTTCTACGGCGTTGCTGACCGACAAATACGAGCTGACGATGCTCGCGGCGGCGCTTCGGGACGGCAGCGCGCACCGCCGCGCCACCTTCGAGATCTTCGCCCGCCGGCTGCCGGAGGGCAGGCGTTACGGGATCGTCGCGGGCACCGCGCGGTTCGTGGAAGCATTGGCGGAGTTCAGGTTCGACGACACCGCGCTGGCATCGCTGGAAGGCGCGGTGGATCGTGAAACGCTCGCGTACCTCGCCGACTACCGGTTCTCCGGCGACGTCGACGGCTACGCCGAGGGTGAGCTGTACTTCCCGGGCTCTCCGGTGCTGTCGGTGCACGGGACCTTCGGCGAATGCGTTCTGCTCGAGACGCTGGCGCTGTCGATTTTCAATCACGACACCGCGATCGCCTCGGCCGCCGCGCGGATGGTCAGCGCGGCCATCGAACGCCCGCTGATCGAGATGGGTTCGCGGCGCACGCATGAGCAGGCCGCTGTCGCCGCGGCGCGGGCGGCCTACATCGCCGGGTTCGCCGGATCGTCGAATCTCGAGGCGCAACGCCGCTACGGCGTGCCTGCCCTTGGCACCAGCGCGCACGCGTTCACGCTGCTGCACACCACCGGCGAGGGGCCCGACGAGAAGGCCGCCTTCAAGGCTCAGGTCGACGCGCTCGGCGTCGGCACCACGCTGCTCGTCGACACCTACGACATCACGCGAGGCGTGGCCAACGCCGTCGAGGTGGCGGGCACCGAACTGGGCGCGGTGCGGATCGACTCCGGCGACCTCGGCGTGATGGCGCGCCAGGTCCGCGATCAACTGGACCGTCTCGGCGCCACCAAGACCCGGATCGTGGTGTCCGGCGATCTCGACGAGTTCTCCATCGCAGCGTTGCGCGCCGAACCCGTCGACATCTACGGCGTCGGCACTTCGGTGGTGACCGGTTCCGGCGCGCCGACCGCCAGCATGGTCTACAAGTTGGTGGAGGTCGACGGCATGCCCGTCGAGAAACGCAGCAGCCTCAAGGAATCCCATGGCGGACGCAAACAGGCGCTGCGGACGTGCAAGCCCACCGGCACCATCGTCGAGGAGATCGTGTACCAGTACGCCCAGCCACCGCGCGACGAGCCAGGGCGCCTGCTGACGGTCGATCTGGTGCGCGACGGCGAACCGGTCGGCGACCTGAGCATCGACGCGGCGCGCAAGCGCGTCAAGGAAGGACTGCACAGCCTGCCATGGGACGGCCTGAAACTGTCGAAGGGCGAGCCCGCGGTCCCGACCCGGATGATCCCGCCGTCCCGCTAG
- a CDS encoding neutral zinc metallopeptidase: MGRGRVIGAAIAACTVLAFPACTTTLQGKAVSVFDDPFHVAGMPASDGPTGLRPDAKGDVRDVEGTDNGQIDKLAANAVSDLEDYWSQVYGDTFDGQFTPVEALISWDANGFDGTSFCGEDTYGIVNAAFCYDDDTIGWDRGELLPALRKAYGDMGVTMVLAHEYGHAVQHQAGVNKKGTPTLVKEQQADCFAGAYMRWVAEDKSPRFTLSTGEGLNTVLAAVIAFRDPLFAEGDPEAGVDEHGSAFERLSAFQFGFTDGPSACAAIDLREIGQRRGDLPVLLPEDQTGELPITEESVRSIVDAMGIVFAPANPPKLSFNAADAKGCPDARPSPPASYCPATNTIVVDLDELEVMGAQSDSDNGVGLASGDNTAYSVLVSRYMQALQHARGGVVLDNAEAALRTACLTGVATVKMSKTITTPDGNTIALTAGDVDEAVSGILTNGLAASDVNGESVPSGFSRIDAFRVGVLGDEDRCFKRFR, encoded by the coding sequence ATGGGAAGGGGCCGGGTCATAGGTGCCGCGATCGCAGCCTGCACCGTGCTTGCGTTTCCCGCGTGCACCACAACCCTTCAAGGCAAAGCGGTCTCGGTGTTCGACGACCCGTTCCACGTCGCGGGCATGCCCGCCAGCGACGGCCCGACCGGGCTGCGACCCGACGCGAAGGGCGATGTGCGCGACGTCGAAGGTACCGACAACGGTCAGATCGACAAGCTGGCCGCCAACGCCGTCAGCGACCTCGAGGACTACTGGAGTCAGGTGTACGGTGATACGTTCGACGGGCAGTTCACCCCTGTCGAGGCGTTGATCTCTTGGGACGCAAACGGTTTCGACGGGACGTCGTTCTGCGGCGAGGACACCTACGGCATAGTCAACGCCGCGTTCTGCTATGACGACGACACGATCGGCTGGGACCGCGGCGAATTGCTGCCCGCGCTGCGAAAAGCCTACGGGGACATGGGCGTCACGATGGTGCTCGCCCACGAGTACGGTCACGCGGTTCAGCACCAGGCGGGAGTCAACAAGAAGGGCACCCCGACCCTGGTCAAGGAGCAGCAGGCCGACTGCTTCGCCGGTGCCTACATGCGCTGGGTCGCCGAGGACAAATCGCCGCGGTTCACGCTGTCCACGGGTGAGGGGCTGAACACCGTGCTGGCGGCCGTGATCGCGTTCCGCGACCCGCTGTTCGCCGAGGGTGATCCGGAAGCCGGTGTGGACGAACACGGTTCGGCGTTCGAGCGGCTTTCGGCGTTCCAGTTCGGCTTCACCGACGGGCCGTCGGCGTGCGCCGCGATCGACCTGCGTGAGATCGGCCAGCGGCGCGGCGATCTACCCGTGCTGCTGCCCGAGGACCAGACCGGGGAACTGCCGATCACCGAGGAGTCGGTGCGGTCGATCGTCGATGCGATGGGCATTGTGTTCGCTCCCGCGAACCCACCGAAGCTGAGCTTCAACGCCGCCGACGCCAAGGGTTGCCCTGACGCCCGGCCCAGTCCGCCTGCGTCGTACTGTCCGGCCACCAACACGATCGTCGTCGACCTCGACGAACTCGAGGTGATGGGCGCGCAATCGGACAGCGACAACGGCGTCGGCCTGGCCAGCGGCGACAACACTGCCTATTCGGTGCTGGTGTCCCGGTATATGCAGGCGCTGCAGCACGCACGCGGCGGCGTCGTCCTCGACAACGCCGAGGCCGCACTGCGCACGGCGTGCCTCACCGGCGTGGCGACGGTCAAGATGTCGAAGACCATCACCACGCCCGACGGCAACACCATCGCGCTGACGGCAGGCGACGTCGACGAGGCGGTGTCGGGCATCCTGACCAACGGCCTCGCCGCCAGCGACGTCAACGGCGAGTCGGTGCCGTCCGGGTTCTCGCGCATCGACGCGTTCCGGGTCGGTGTGCTAGGCGACGAGGACCGCTGCTTCAAGCGCTTCCGCTGA
- a CDS encoding alpha-1,4-glucan--maltose-1-phosphate maltosyltransferase gives MAGRIGIDDVEPVVSGGRYPAKAVVGEIVPVRATVWREGHDAVSATLVVRYHGSAYPKLAEDPPGLVRPAEAVPIEKVVSPAPRIKPQLLPMAMGRTPDVFHGHFSPDSVGLWTFRVDGWGDPIATWRKNVTAKLDAGQSESELSNDLLVGAKLLERAATRVPRQHRYPLIDAAARLRAPGDPFTRAGAALSEEVAAVLDQYPLRELVTRGQQYGVWVDRPLARFSAWYEFFPRSTGGWDAQGNPVHGTFATATKELSRIAKMGFDVVYLPPIHPIGKVHRKGRNNSVTAAPTDVGSPWAIGSDEGGHDAVHPKLGTIEDFDDFVAAARDHGMEVSLDLALQCAPDHPWAREHPEWFTVLPDGTIAYAENPPKKYQDIYPLNFDNDPAGLYQEVLRVVRFWISHGVKVFRVDNPHTKPPNFWAWLIGEVKNLDPDVLFLSEAFTRPARLYGLAKLGFTQSYTYFTWRTSKWELTEFGQQIAEHADEARPNLFVNTPDILHESLQQGGPGMFAIRAVLASTMSSAWGVYSGYELFEHRPVREGSEEYLNSEKYELRPRDFEAALADGESLEPFLTRLNEIRRVHPALHELRTIKFHHPDNDALLAYSKFDPVTGDQVLVVVTLNPFGPEEATLWLDMGALGMEPYDRFWVRDEITGDEYQWGQSNYVRIDPARAVAHVLNMPQVPADQRLNLLRRE, from the coding sequence GTGGCCGGTCGCATCGGCATCGACGACGTCGAACCTGTCGTATCGGGCGGACGCTATCCGGCCAAGGCGGTGGTGGGCGAGATCGTTCCCGTCCGGGCGACGGTGTGGCGCGAAGGCCATGACGCGGTGTCGGCGACGCTGGTGGTGCGCTACCACGGCAGCGCGTATCCGAAGTTGGCCGAGGATCCGCCCGGTCTGGTCAGGCCCGCCGAGGCCGTCCCGATCGAGAAGGTGGTCAGCCCCGCGCCGCGGATCAAACCGCAACTGCTGCCGATGGCGATGGGCCGCACTCCCGACGTGTTCCACGGACATTTCAGTCCCGACAGTGTCGGATTGTGGACGTTCCGCGTCGACGGCTGGGGTGATCCGATCGCCACCTGGCGCAAGAACGTCACGGCCAAGCTGGACGCCGGCCAGAGCGAGAGCGAATTGTCCAACGACCTGCTCGTCGGCGCGAAGCTACTCGAACGCGCAGCCACCCGCGTGCCGCGCCAGCACCGCTACCCGCTGATCGATGCGGCCGCAAGGCTACGCGCCCCCGGCGACCCTTTCACCCGCGCGGGCGCCGCGCTGTCCGAGGAGGTCGCGGCGGTGCTCGACCAATATCCACTGCGCGAATTGGTCACGCGCGGACAGCAATACGGCGTTTGGGTGGACCGCCCGCTGGCACGGTTCAGCGCATGGTACGAATTCTTTCCCCGGTCGACCGGCGGTTGGGACGCCCAGGGCAATCCGGTGCACGGAACCTTCGCCACCGCGACCAAGGAGTTGTCGCGCATCGCCAAGATGGGTTTCGACGTCGTGTATCTGCCACCGATCCATCCGATCGGCAAGGTGCACCGCAAGGGCCGCAACAACAGCGTGACCGCCGCACCCACCGACGTCGGGTCGCCGTGGGCGATCGGCAGCGATGAGGGCGGCCACGACGCGGTCCACCCGAAACTGGGCACCATCGAGGATTTCGACGACTTCGTCGCGGCCGCACGCGATCACGGCATGGAGGTGTCGCTCGACCTGGCTCTGCAGTGCGCACCCGACCATCCATGGGCACGTGAGCACCCCGAGTGGTTCACCGTGCTGCCCGACGGGACCATCGCGTATGCGGAGAATCCGCCCAAGAAGTACCAGGACATCTATCCGCTGAACTTCGACAACGACCCGGCGGGCCTCTACCAGGAGGTGCTCCGGGTGGTGCGGTTCTGGATTTCGCACGGTGTCAAGGTGTTTCGCGTCGACAACCCGCACACCAAGCCGCCGAACTTCTGGGCGTGGCTGATCGGCGAGGTGAAGAACCTCGATCCCGACGTGCTGTTCCTGTCGGAGGCGTTCACCAGGCCTGCACGGCTGTACGGGCTGGCCAAACTCGGATTCACGCAGTCCTACACGTATTTCACGTGGCGCACCTCGAAATGGGAGCTTACGGAATTCGGTCAGCAGATCGCCGAGCACGCCGACGAGGCGCGGCCGAACCTGTTCGTCAACACGCCCGACATCCTGCACGAGAGCCTGCAGCAGGGCGGGCCGGGCATGTTCGCGATCCGCGCCGTGCTGGCGTCCACGATGAGCTCGGCGTGGGGCGTGTATTCGGGCTACGAGCTGTTCGAGCACCGGCCGGTGCGTGAAGGCAGCGAGGAATACCTGAACTCGGAGAAGTACGAACTGCGGCCACGCGACTTCGAGGCCGCGCTGGCGGACGGCGAGTCGCTCGAGCCGTTCCTGACGCGGCTCAACGAGATTCGGCGTGTGCACCCGGCGTTGCACGAACTGCGGACGATCAAGTTCCATCACCCCGACAACGATGCGCTGTTGGCCTACAGCAAGTTCGACCCGGTCACCGGCGATCAGGTGTTGGTAGTGGTGACGCTCAACCCGTTCGGCCCCGAGGAGGCCACCCTCTGGCTCGACATGGGCGCGCTCGGCATGGAGCCCTACGACAGATTCTGGGTACGTGACGAGATCACCGGTGACGAATACCAATGGGGCCAATCGAATTACGTCCGCATCGACCCGGCACGGGCGGTCGCCCATGTGCTGAACATGCCCCAGGTGCCCGCCGACCAACGACTGAACCTGCTGCGTAGGGAGTGA
- a CDS encoding MspA family porin, translating into MAVLTVCALLCASAPPSASADPDTEAVAAEAAAPADDGWVESSPPATTIAPDGWTQTVSAKNELQRVIPPLTTAVSSREYQVGGTYSGALSGPDDAEPPSGTLEVGYQIGCGIDMSTSNGVTLTGSVGVTPSVGLGGVDVVSPFPEGVVPGVLTPVSGGMAIALKPGIVNVVPVSKKQFRGFDPWILIDGFRIKIDGCVGESFIRSYSFLTRSTDVSDVVTAWYGVTKKV; encoded by the coding sequence ATGGCCGTGTTGACCGTCTGCGCGTTGCTCTGCGCTTCGGCCCCGCCCAGCGCGTCCGCTGACCCCGATACCGAAGCCGTCGCCGCCGAGGCCGCCGCGCCTGCCGACGACGGTTGGGTGGAGTCGTCGCCGCCGGCGACCACCATCGCACCCGACGGCTGGACCCAGACGGTGTCGGCGAAAAACGAACTGCAGCGGGTGATTCCACCGCTGACGACGGCGGTGTCGTCGCGCGAGTACCAGGTCGGTGGCACGTACAGCGGTGCACTCTCCGGGCCCGACGACGCCGAACCTCCTTCCGGCACGCTCGAGGTGGGCTACCAGATCGGTTGTGGCATCGACATGAGCACGTCCAACGGTGTGACGCTGACCGGCAGCGTCGGCGTGACCCCGTCGGTGGGCCTTGGCGGTGTCGACGTCGTCTCGCCGTTCCCGGAGGGCGTGGTGCCGGGCGTGTTGACCCCGGTGTCCGGCGGTATGGCGATTGCGTTGAAGCCAGGCATCGTCAACGTGGTTCCGGTGTCCAAGAAGCAGTTCCGGGGCTTCGACCCGTGGATTCTTATCGACGGTTTCCGGATCAAGATCGACGGCTGTGTCGGCGAATCCTTCATCCGCTCATACTCATTCCTGACCCGGTCGACCGACGTGTCGGACGTCGTCACCGCGTGGTACGGCGTGACGAAGAAGGTCTAG